TTCGGGCAATACGAAATCTACCGTCTCGCCCTCGGGGCCGAAGAGGCCGAGCGCCTCACCTTCAGCGAGTTGTTCGACGAGCGCAGCGCCCGCTACGGCGCGGACTCGACCCGCGTGTTGTTTATCTCCGACCGGAACGGGATTTTTAACCTGTACGAAAAAAACTTCGACCATGGGCTCGTCCGCCCGCTCACCAACGCGCTCAGCGGCATCACACAGATATCGCTCTCGGCCGACGGCAGCACCGCCGCGCTCATGAGCCTCGTCAATGGCCGGCCAGAGCTGTTTGTCCTCAACAACCCGTTCGACCGGGTCCTCCCCGAGGGGACCCTCGCGCCCAACGTCTGGGCCCAGCGCGTCGTCCAGGAGACCCTCTCGCCGGCGCCGGCCATCGTCCTCGCCTCCCCGAGCCTCCTCCAGGCCAACCCCTTCCTCCGGGACGCCACCGATGGCACGGCCTTCACACGCGCCACGTCCCGCACTGAGGAATTCCTCGCCTCCCGCCTCCTCATGCTCACCCGGCAGGACCCCGACGCGGAGGGGGACAGCCCCTTCTCCCGCGACGCCGAGTGGGACAGCTCCCGTTACGGGAATGTGCGTGTCGACCTGCGCGACTACATCTTCTCCAGCGCCGCCGAGGACCCGGATGCCGAAGAGCTAGATTTCCTCATCAACCCGTTTACGCCTCGTGGCAATATCGACGCGGATGGTCGCTACCTGCCGCGACGCTATAAGCTGAAGTTTTCGCCGGACCTCGTCTACGGCGCGGCCGGTTACGACGCACTCTTCGGCGTCCAGGGCATCACCCAGATCATCTTCAGCGATATGCTGGGCAACCACCGCGTGCTGGTCGCCTCCAACCTGCTGATCGATCTGCGGAACTCGGACTACATGATGTCCTACGTCTACCTTCCGGAGCGGGTCGACTGGGGCGTGTCCGGCTTCCACGTCTCGCGCCTGCTGCCGGATTTCAGCCGGCGCACCATCTATCGGTACCGCCAGTTCGGCGGAAGCCTCACCGCGACGTACCCGTTCGACAAATTCCGACGGATCGACGCCGAGTTGTCGGTCGTGGGCGTCAGCCAGTCCGACATCGTCGAGCCGTCCACGCCGGCCCTCGCACGGTCGTTGCTCCACCCCTCGATCACCTTCACACGGGATGTGACCACGCCGGGGCCCCTCGCCCCGATCGAAGGAACCCGTTTCTCCGCCTCGCTCGCCGGCAGCCCCTTTGGCCTTTCGGGCGGGACGGTGCGGTTTGCGACGCTACTGGCAGACGCCCGCGCCTACGCGTCGATCGGGCGGTCGCCCTACACCTTCGCGATGCGCCTCTCCGGAGGCGCGTCCGTCGGGCCTACCCAACAGCTATTTTACACGGCCGGTCTGCAAAACTGGATCAACCGCCGGTTCGATGAGGAGAACGGTTTCCCGATAGAGGACATCTCGGATTTTGTGCTCGCTACCCCCGTCATGCCGCTCCGCGGCTATCGGATCAATGCCCTCAACGGCACCAATTTCGGCCTCTTCAACGCCGAGTTCCGTTTCCCCCTCATCGCCGCCATCCTCCCAGGACCCCTGCCCCTGGTGCCGCTCTACAACATCCAGGGTGTCGCGTTTTTCGACGCCGGCACCGTCTGGGGCGGCCGTGGGTTCGACAACCCGTTCCACCTGTTCACCGTCGACGACTTCGGCCGGCGCGTCTTCGACGACTTCGCCCTGAGCGCCGGCGTGGGCCTTCGCACGATCCTCCTCGGTTATCCCCTCCGGTTCGATTTCGCCTGGCCCTACGACGGCCGCCGCTTCGAGCGACAGACGACCAGCTTCTCCATCGGCTTCGACTTTTAAGCCCCTCGCTCCCGCGCCGATACTCTGGCTAGCCCCGTACCCCATCCATCCAAGCCAGGGCCCCCCATGCCGAAGAACTCCGAGCACGCGACGCCCGATGTCGCGTCGTTGCAGGAGGACGTGATGCTCGCCAGCCGTTTTCGTGATCCGGAGCACCGTCTGCTGTTTGCCCGCGCCTACCTGTTTCCCAACCGTATCGAATTTTCAGGGATCACCCTGAGTGGCGTCTATCGCAAGATGCTGCTCCTCGAAAACGTGGAGCAGGTCGAGTGGCGCACCGGCCAGATCCGCGCGGTGAACCTCATCCTGAGCCTGCGCGACGGCAGCACCTATAAATTCTGGGTGAGCACCGCCGGACTCTGGAAATACCTCATCGACGCCAACATGCGAACCCTTTCGCGGCAGCTCACCGCGGGCCCCATGGCGCTCGCCTGAGGCCGCCGGTGTGGAACACGTGCCGGCCAGCAGGATTCAATGGGCCCCGAGCATTTCATTGAATCCGAACGACCGCCGTGCAGACCACTATCAAGCAAGTCGACCCTGACGAATTAAATCCTGTCGAATTTGAACTCGTCATCGATGCGACGGCCCTGGAACTCGCCCCCCACGTGGATAACGAGCTCCGCAAGCAGCGCCATCGCGTACAGGTGAAGGGCTTCCGCCCCGGTAAGGTGCCCATTTCGATGCTCAAAAAGCTCTATGGCGAGTCGCTCGTCATGGGGGTGGTCGAGAAGTTCATCCAGGATGCCTTCCAGGACGAGGTCGTGGAGCCCGGCGCCCACACGGTGATCGGTTCCCCCGAGCTGACGACGCTCGAGTATGAACTCGATAACGATCTGCATGCCGTGTTGCACTTCGGCGTACGCCCCGAGATTACGCTCGCGGACCTCTCCGGCGAGCGCATCCTGAAGCTGAAACACACGTTCAAGGACGAGGAGGTTGAAACCCGCGTCAAAGCCCTCCGCCTCGAACATGCCGAGCTCGACGAGCCTTCGGAAGAGCGCTCCATCGAAGCGGGCGATTATGTGGTGATCGATATGCAGCCGCTCGACCGGGCCACCGGCCTGCCGGTCGTCGGCTCCCGCGATGAGGATTTGTCGTTTTACCTGGATGACGAGCGGTTGCGCGAGCCGCTTCGTGAGGCGCTGCTGGGCCAGAAGGCTGGCGCGAACTTCCGGGTCGAATTGCCCGCCGATGGTGAGGATGCGGATGAGCATGAGGAGCAGGCGCAGCCGCTGCTCGTCGGCCCCTCGGGCGAAGACCTCGGCGCCCAAAAGACCGATCCGTTTCAGGTTACGGTAAAGTCCGTCCAGCGGCGAAATCTGCCGGAACTCGACGAGACGTTTATCAAGAAAGCCTCGAATGAACAGGCGGCTACCGAAAGCGAACTCCGCGCCCAGATCGAAAAGCAGATCGCGACGATGTGGGAGCGCCAGTCCCGCGAGCTGCTCGAAGGCGAGATCGTCCTGCGGATGCTCGAACTACACGATATCCCCGTACCGTCATCCGCCGTCGACATCTTCATCGCCTCGTACCTGGAGGACCTGAAGCGCCGCAACGAAGGCCGGCTGCCGGATGGGCTCGACACCGATCGGTTCGTGGAAGCGAGCCGTCCGGAGGCGACCCGCCAGGCCCGCTGGATGCTGCTCCGCGAGGAGGTCATCGAACAGGAGAAGCTGGAGGTGACCGATGAGGACATGACCGCCCACTACGTGGAGATGGCCGGCGGCGACGAAGCCCTCGCCGTCAGCTTCCGGAAGTACTACAAGGCGGCCGGCATGGACAAAAACCTCGACCAGCAGCTGATCAGCAAGAAAGTGATCGACGTCCTCGCCTCGCGCTTCATCATCGAGGAACTGGAGGCGGATGCCTACGGTGAAGCGCTGAAAGCCCGTGACGCGAACAAAAAAGAAGAAGCCTCCTGAGCGCGGACGGCACGGATGCACGGGATCAGCGGAATTTATCTGGCTGGACCTTAGAACGGAGTTTCGCGACGGGCGTATGGATTCAGAAGGCCCGATGCCGCACGCAAAAATGCCGGCGCCGCTTTGAAATGCCTTAAAAATGGACGATGCCTTAAATGGACGATGTATGTTCAGGGCGTTCGATGAAGACGTACGGTTGTCGTACCTCCCGTGTCGGGCGTAGTGGACGTGAGCCATTTCCCTTCAACCGCAGTTTCAACCGCTGTTTGAAAGCGCAGTACCTCACATGGTAGAAGATTTTCTCAAATTCACGAAGAGCCTTACCCTTCCCGGCGAGATCTATAGCGGCCCCTTCCGCGATCAGCCGATCAGCGGGCTCGTTCCAATGGTCGTCGAGCAAACGTCGCGCGGCGAACGCGCCTACGACATCTTCAGCCGGCTGATGAAGGACCGGATCGTCCTCCTGGGTACTCCGATCAACGATCAGATCGCCAACCTGGCCGTAGCCCAGCTGCTGTACCTCGCCAGCGAAGATCCCGATCGGGACATCAACATGTACGTGAACTCGCCCGGCGGCGTCGTCTACAGCGGCCTGGCGATCTACGACACCATGCAGTTCGTCAACTGCCACGTCGCCACGATCTGCGTGGGCCTAGCCGCGTCGATGGGCTCCGTGTTGCTGGCCGCCGGCTCCAAAGGCCGCCGCGCTGCCCTGCCGAACTCGCGCATCATGCTCCACCAGCCTTCCGGCGGTAGCCAGGGCACCGCGGCCGATATCGAGATCCAGGCCCGCGAAATCCTTTGGCTCAAGCAGCGCCTCTACGAAATCCTCGCCGAACACACCGGCAAGACGGTCGACCAGCTCAAGGAAGACTCCGAGCGCGACTACTGGCTCAGCGCCCACGACGCGAAGACCTATGGCCTCATCGACAACGTCCTCGAAGCCAGCAAGACGAAGGGGATGAGCAGTAAGAATGGGAAAGAATAAGGTAAAAGGAAAAAGGTAAAAGGAAAAACAGGAAGGGTAAAAGGAAAAAGGTAAAAGGTAAAAGGCAAAAGGTAAAAGGTAAAAGGCAGCGTGGCGCTCGATACGGCGACCATTTTTCCTTTTTCCTTTTTCCTTTTTCATTTTGCCTTTTGCCTTTTCGACTGGTCCAGCGTCACGGCACCCACGATGATGGCGCCGATGATGATTTCCTGGACAAAGTTCGGGACGCCGAGCATGTTGCAGCCGTTTCGCAATACGGCCATGATGAGCGCCCCGATGACCGATCCGACGGCGCTGCCCTCCCCTCCGTTTAATGACCCCCCGCCGATGACGACGGCCGCGATGATGTCCAGCTCCAACCCGACGGCCGAGGTCGGGTCGCCGAC
The sequence above is drawn from the Rhodothermales bacterium genome and encodes:
- a CDS encoding ATP-dependent Clp protease proteolytic subunit, producing the protein MVEDFLKFTKSLTLPGEIYSGPFRDQPISGLVPMVVEQTSRGERAYDIFSRLMKDRIVLLGTPINDQIANLAVAQLLYLASEDPDRDINMYVNSPGGVVYSGLAIYDTMQFVNCHVATICVGLAASMGSVLLAAGSKGRRAALPNSRIMLHQPSGGSQGTAADIEIQAREILWLKQRLYEILAEHTGKTVDQLKEDSERDYWLSAHDAKTYGLIDNVLEASKTKGMSSKNGKE
- a CDS encoding BamA/TamA family outer membrane protein, with translation MRIAASFARFMAVLLVAWMLAPATGQAQYFRYGKNKVQYAELTWSYLQSRHFDIYYYEGGRDLAEYTARFAEEAYEHSRRLFQIELGGRIPIIVYQSHNDFVVTNAVDLPTFSEGIAGVTEPYKNRIAIPFVGDYRQFRQTLHHELIHAMLNDYFYGGSLQSIIQNNIRLQIPHWFNEGLAEYASEGWSSDADDWLRDAVIHDAVPPITYIGGFASYQAGQGVWDYIGEQYGRERIAEILQRLRLTQSVEASFKRATGLSLEELSDRWRRALKEVYFPEVAAREDVNDFARPIVTTANGGFYNTSPSLSPLGDRLAFITTRNGLFDVYIADAVDGKIQKKLVDGQTSAEFESLRILTPGISWSPDGQQIALAVKSGASDAIAVIDVDTRDVVHYRIPGVDQIVSVAWSPVAPQIAFEASVDAQSDIFVLDLDSRETINYTDDVFSDHEPAWSPDGRALVFHSDRSSYTRLGRFRAGEFAMHEHDFGQYEIYRLALGAEEAERLTFSELFDERSARYGADSTRVLFISDRNGIFNLYEKNFDHGLVRPLTNALSGITQISLSADGSTAALMSLVNGRPELFVLNNPFDRVLPEGTLAPNVWAQRVVQETLSPAPAIVLASPSLLQANPFLRDATDGTAFTRATSRTEEFLASRLLMLTRQDPDAEGDSPFSRDAEWDSSRYGNVRVDLRDYIFSSAAEDPDAEELDFLINPFTPRGNIDADGRYLPRRYKLKFSPDLVYGAAGYDALFGVQGITQIIFSDMLGNHRVLVASNLLIDLRNSDYMMSYVYLPERVDWGVSGFHVSRLLPDFSRRTIYRYRQFGGSLTATYPFDKFRRIDAELSVVGVSQSDIVEPSTPALARSLLHPSITFTRDVTTPGPLAPIEGTRFSASLAGSPFGLSGGTVRFATLLADARAYASIGRSPYTFAMRLSGGASVGPTQQLFYTAGLQNWINRRFDEENGFPIEDISDFVLATPVMPLRGYRINALNGTNFGLFNAEFRFPLIAAILPGPLPLVPLYNIQGVAFFDAGTVWGGRGFDNPFHLFTVDDFGRRVFDDFALSAGVGLRTILLGYPLRFDFAWPYDGRRFERQTTSFSIGFDF
- the tig gene encoding trigger factor yields the protein MQTTIKQVDPDELNPVEFELVIDATALELAPHVDNELRKQRHRVQVKGFRPGKVPISMLKKLYGESLVMGVVEKFIQDAFQDEVVEPGAHTVIGSPELTTLEYELDNDLHAVLHFGVRPEITLADLSGERILKLKHTFKDEEVETRVKALRLEHAELDEPSEERSIEAGDYVVIDMQPLDRATGLPVVGSRDEDLSFYLDDERLREPLREALLGQKAGANFRVELPADGEDADEHEEQAQPLLVGPSGEDLGAQKTDPFQVTVKSVQRRNLPELDETFIKKASNEQAATESELRAQIEKQIATMWERQSRELLEGEIVLRMLELHDIPVPSSAVDIFIASYLEDLKRRNEGRLPDGLDTDRFVEASRPEATRQARWMLLREEVIEQEKLEVTDEDMTAHYVEMAGGDEALAVSFRKYYKAAGMDKNLDQQLISKKVIDVLASRFIIEELEADAYGEALKARDANKKEEAS